ATGTCCGAGAAGCTCGCCCGCCGCCTGGTCTCCGAAGGGGTGGAAACGGTCGTCGTCCACCGGGACATGGGGCGCGAGTGACCGGCCGTACCCCGCGGCTCCGCCGGGTCCGCAGATTCGTTCCCAGCGTCCGCACGACGAAGGGCGCCACGCCCAAGGTGGTGGCGCTCGGCGGCGGCATGGGCCTGTCCGCCTCGCTCGCCGCGCTGCGCCGCATCACCGGCGACCTGACGGCCGTCGTCACGGTCGCCGACGACGGCGGCTCCAGCGGCCGGCTCCGCGACGAGCTGGGCGTGCTGCCGCCCGGCGATCTCCGTAAGGCGCTGGCCGCGCTGTGCGGCGACGACGACTGGGGCCAGACCTGGTCCCGGGTGATCCAGCACAGGTTCCAGAGCGAGGGCGAGCTGCACGACCACGCGGTCGGCAACCTGCTGATCGTCGCCCTGTGGGAGCAGCTCGGTGACCACGTCAAGGCGCTCGACCTGGTCGGCAAGCTGCTCGGCGCGCACGGCCGGGTGCTGCCGATGTCGGCGGTGCCCCTGGAGCTCCAGGCGCAGGTCAGGGGCCATGACCCGGAGCGTCCCGACGACATCTCCACGGTCCGCGGCCAGGCCACCGTCGCGCTCACCCGCGGCGAGGTGCAGTCCGTGCACGTCGTCCCGGAGGAGCCGCCGGCCGTTCCGGAGGCGGTCGCCGCGGTGCGGGACGCCGACTGGGTGGTGCTCGGCCCCGGCTCGTGGTTCTCGTCGGTGATCCCGCATCTGCTGGTGCCCGAGCTGCGCGAGGCGCTGGAGGAGACCAAGGCCCGGAAGGTCCTCTCCCTCAACCTCGCGCCGCAACCCGGCGAAACCGATGGCTTCTCCCCGCAGCGTCATTTGGAGGTTTTGGCCCGACACGCCCCTAAACTCGCCTTCGACGTGGTGCTGGCCGACAGGGCCGCCGTGCCCGACACCGAAGGTCTGACGGTTGCCGCCAAGCAACTCGTCGGCAGCGAGGTCGAGCTGGCGGCAGTCGCGGCACAAGGAGACGACGCCCGGTCGAGTGCCGGGGGAGCCCCCGACCGGCACGACCCGGAGCTGCTGGCAGCCGCGTACGACCGTATTTTTCGGATGCATGGAAGGATCGGCCCATGGCGATGACGGCTGCGGTGAAGGATGAGATCTCCCGGCTCCCCGTCACCCGGACCTGCTGCCGGAAGTCGGAGGTCTCGTCGATCCTGCGGTTCGCGGGAGGTCTGCACCTGGTCAGCGGACGCATTGTGATCGAGGCGGAGCTGGACACGGGCATCGCGGCCCGCCGGCTGCGCAAGGACATCCTGGAGATCTTCGGCCACAGCTCCGACCTGGTGGTGATGGCCCCCGGCGGCCTGCGGCGCGGCAGCCGCTACGTCGTACGGGTGGTGGCCGGCGGCGACCAGCTCGCCCGGCAGACCGGCCTGGTCGACGGCCGCGGCCGCCCCATCCGCGGCCTGCCCCCGCAGGTGGTCTCCGGTGCGACCTGCGACGCCGAAGCGGCGTGGCGCGGCGCGTTCCTGGCCCACGGCTCGCTCACCGAGCCCGGCCGCTCCTCCTCGCTGGAGGTCACCTGCCCCGGCCCCGAGGCGGCGCTCGCGCTGGTCGGCGCGGCGCGCCGGCTCGGCATCGGCGCCAAGGCCCGCGAGGTGCGCGGCGTGGACCGCGTCGTCGTCCGTGACGGTGACG
The sequence above is a segment of the Streptomyces lydicus genome. Coding sequences within it:
- a CDS encoding gluconeogenesis factor YvcK family protein, producing MTGRTPRLRRVRRFVPSVRTTKGATPKVVALGGGMGLSASLAALRRITGDLTAVVTVADDGGSSGRLRDELGVLPPGDLRKALAALCGDDDWGQTWSRVIQHRFQSEGELHDHAVGNLLIVALWEQLGDHVKALDLVGKLLGAHGRVLPMSAVPLELQAQVRGHDPERPDDISTVRGQATVALTRGEVQSVHVVPEEPPAVPEAVAAVRDADWVVLGPGSWFSSVIPHLLVPELREALEETKARKVLSLNLAPQPGETDGFSPQRHLEVLARHAPKLAFDVVLADRAAVPDTEGLTVAAKQLVGSEVELAAVAAQGDDARSSAGGAPDRHDPELLAAAYDRIFRMHGRIGPWR
- the whiA gene encoding DNA-binding protein WhiA, with product MAMTAAVKDEISRLPVTRTCCRKSEVSSILRFAGGLHLVSGRIVIEAELDTGIAARRLRKDILEIFGHSSDLVVMAPGGLRRGSRYVVRVVAGGDQLARQTGLVDGRGRPIRGLPPQVVSGATCDAEAAWRGAFLAHGSLTEPGRSSSLEVTCPGPEAALALVGAARRLGIGAKAREVRGVDRVVVRDGDAIGALLTRLGAHESVLAWEERRMRREVRATANRLANFDDANLRRSARAAVAAGARVQRALEILGEEVPEHLAAAGRLRMEHKQASLEELGALADPPLTKDAVAGRIRRLLAMADKRAQDLGIPGTESNLTEELAEGMVG